The Brassica oleracea var. oleracea cultivar TO1000 chromosome C6, BOL, whole genome shotgun sequence genome includes a region encoding these proteins:
- the LOC106300071 gene encoding rac-like GTP-binding protein ARAC5 — protein MSASRFIKCVTVGDGAVGKTCMLISYTSNTFPTDYVPTVFDNFSANVVVDGNTVNLGLWDTAGQEDYNRLRPLSYRGADVFILAFSLISKASYENIAKKWIPELRHYAPGVPIILVGTKLDLRDDKEFFIDHPGAVPITTNQGEELKKLIGSPVYIECSSKTQQNVKAVFDAAIKMVLQPPNQKKKKLNKSLCVIL, from the exons ATGAGCGCTTCGAGGTTCATAAAGTGTGTCACAGTCGGCGATGGTGCCGTCGGGAAAACATGTATGCTGATCTCTTACACCAGCAACACTTTCCCTACG GACTATGTACCAACTGTTTTCGACAACTTCAGTGCTAATGTGGTTGTAGATGGGAACACTGTGAATCTTGGATTGTGGGATACAGCCG GTCAAGAAGACTATAACAGGTTAAGACCATTAAGTTACCGTGGTGCAGATGTCTTCATTCTTGCTTTCTCTCTTATTAGCAAAGCTAGCTACGAGAACATAGCGAAAAAG TGGATTCCTGAGCTCAGGCATTATGCACCTGGAGTTCCTATTATCCTCGTTGGAACAAAACTCG ATCTTCGAGATGACAAGGAGTTCTTCATAGACCATCCCGGTGCAGTGCCTATAACTACAAACCAG GGAGAAGAACTAAAGAAACTGATAGGATCTCCGGTTTACATCGAGTGTAGTTCAAAGACTCAGCAG AACGTTAAAGCAGTCTTTGACGCAGCTATAAAAATGGTGCTTCAGCCACCGAATCAAAAGAAGAAGAAACTGAACAAGAGTCTTTGTGTTATATTGTGA